In SAR202 cluster bacterium, one genomic interval encodes:
- a CDS encoding amidohydrolase family protein: MPSSLIHGKYVICKITGPSSATIINDGAVYQKDGRIKEVGDYRTLKAKHPDVEDIGSRRFVVMPGLINSHYHTGVSFFQLGQPDKAMESFSLAGPWDLDPYLEHLYGAIQMLETGTTTVQVIYDPGRGFPPIIPEHTDKVIKAYLDAGMRLAFAPEVVDQNTTVAGARGGEEQFSASLPPDLRRRFWDFLKPGYLPVEELIARHEDVFSKYSGASSRLNINVAPGNVHRCSDTLLTALKDLAVKHDTSIHIHVVEVYQQRLYGQWAWKKTPVGHLQDLRFLGPEVDCVHSVWATEKDIDVMARHGVFVATNPSSNLRLQAGVTPLARLRHAGVRVSIGTDEAGLNDDKDLLQEMRLVHKLHRVPGTDARPLTSYEVFQMVWENGAASTGFADSIGALEPGRRADMLLMDLGNIEAPLLDPSVSIIDGVLYRGRGVDVDTVVVDGEVVMKGKRLTKIDKKALYKELAKTFKKPPLPQKVAWRELRPQIEPYLQRFFASTGTTQEMPKPFYAYNGRE, from the coding sequence ATGCCTTCATCACTTATCCACGGCAAGTACGTCATCTGCAAAATCACCGGCCCCTCCTCCGCAACCATCATCAACGACGGCGCTGTCTACCAGAAAGATGGGCGCATCAAAGAGGTGGGCGACTACCGAACGCTGAAAGCCAAACACCCTGACGTCGAAGACATCGGCTCCAGGCGGTTTGTGGTCATGCCCGGCCTCATCAACTCCCACTATCACACCGGCGTCTCGTTCTTCCAACTCGGCCAGCCGGATAAGGCTATGGAGAGCTTTTCCCTGGCCGGACCCTGGGACCTAGACCCATACCTGGAGCACCTCTATGGCGCCATCCAGATGCTTGAGACCGGCACCACTACTGTCCAGGTTATCTACGACCCCGGCCGCGGTTTCCCACCCATCATCCCTGAACACACTGACAAGGTTATCAAAGCCTACCTAGACGCCGGCATGCGCCTCGCTTTCGCGCCCGAGGTTGTCGACCAGAACACCACCGTCGCCGGCGCCCGTGGCGGCGAGGAGCAGTTCAGCGCGTCGCTGCCTCCCGACCTTCGCCGACGATTTTGGGACTTTCTCAAGCCCGGCTATCTGCCTGTGGAGGAGCTAATCGCCCGCCACGAAGATGTTTTCTCGAAGTACAGCGGCGCAAGCTCCAGGCTCAATATCAACGTCGCCCCCGGCAACGTCCATCGATGCTCCGACACGCTCCTCACCGCCCTCAAAGACCTGGCGGTCAAACATGACACCTCCATACATATCCACGTGGTGGAGGTCTACCAGCAGAGGCTCTACGGGCAGTGGGCCTGGAAAAAGACGCCTGTTGGGCACCTGCAAGACCTGCGATTTCTCGGCCCCGAGGTCGACTGCGTCCACAGCGTCTGGGCCACGGAGAAAGATATCGATGTCATGGCTCGCCACGGTGTCTTCGTTGCTACCAACCCCAGCTCTAACCTGCGTCTTCAGGCCGGCGTGACGCCCCTCGCCCGGCTGCGGCACGCTGGCGTCCGCGTGTCCATCGGCACCGACGAAGCAGGCCTCAACGACGACAAGGACCTGCTCCAGGAGATGCGTCTGGTCCACAAGCTCCACCGAGTCCCCGGCACCGACGCACGTCCCCTCACTTCCTACGAAGTGTTTCAGATGGTGTGGGAAAACGGCGCCGCCTCCACCGGCTTCGCCGATAGCATCGGCGCCCTCGAACCTGGCCGCCGCGCCGATATGCTACTCATGGACTTAGGCAACATCGAAGCGCCGCTTCTGGATCCGAGCGTGTCCATCATAGACGGCGTTCTATATAGGGGCCGCGGCGTGGATGTGGACACGGTCGTCGTTGATGGCGAGGTGGTGATGAAGGGCAAGAGGCTTACGAAGATAGACAAGAAAGCTCTCTATAAGGAACTCGCCAAGACCTTCAAGAAGCCGCCGCTGCCCCAAAAGGTCGCCTGGCGCGAACTCCGCCCGCAGATCGAACCCTACCTGCAGCGCTTCTTCGCCAGTACTGGCACGACTCAAGAGATGCCGAAGCCCTTCTACGCCTACAACGGACGCGAGTAA